The following are from one region of the Brassica napus cultivar Da-Ae unplaced genomic scaffold, Da-Ae ScsIHWf_1723;HRSCAF=2352, whole genome shotgun sequence genome:
- the LOC106445725 gene encoding serine-threonine kinase receptor-associated protein-like, with protein MDKKKVAVPLVCHGHSRPVVDLFYSPITPDGFFLISASKDSHPMLRNGETGDWIGTFEGHKGAVWSSCLDNNALRAASASADFSAKLWDALTGDVLHSFEHKHIVRACAFSEDTKLLITGGFEKILRVFDLNRLDAAPTEVDKSPGSIRTLTWLHSDQTILSSCTDIGGVRLWDVRSGKIVQTLETKSPVTSAEVSQDGRYITTADGSSVKFWDANHFGLVKSYDMPCNVESASLEPKSGEKFVAGGEDMWVRVFDFYSGEEIGCNKGHHGPVHCVRFSPTGESYASGSEDGTIRIWQTTPNHSVDEVAKKIEGFHINKEGKTADKLSDA; from the exons atggaTAAGAAGAAGGTTGCCGTTCCACTTGTCTGCCATGGCCATTCAAGACCTGTTGTTGATTTGTTCTACAGTCCCATTACCCCTGATGGTTTCTTCCTCATCAGTGCCAGTAAAG ATTCACATCCAATGTTGAGAAACGGGGAGACTGGAGATTGGATTGGTACCTTTGAAGGTCATAAAGGTGCAGTGTGGAGTTCTTGCCTCGACAACAATGCTCTACGTGCTGCTTCTGCATCTGCTGATTTTTCAGC GAAACTTTGGGATGCGTTAACGGGTGATGTGCTTCATTCTTTTGAGCACAAGCATATCGTTCGAGCCTGTGCCTTCTCAGAG GATACCAAATTGCTGATTACTGGAGGATTTGAGAAGATACTCCGTGTTTTTGACTTGAACCGGTTGGATGCAGCGCCTACCGAAGTCGATAAATCTCCTGGATCTATCAGAACTCTCACATGGCTTCACAGTGACCAAACAATATTGAGTTCTTGCACTGATATTGGTGGCGTGAG GTTATGGGATGTTAGGAGTGGGAAGATTGTGCAGACACTGGAGACTAAGTCTCCTGTCACGAGTGCTGAAGTGAGCCAAGATGGACGGTACATTACTACTGCCGATGGGTCAAGTGTTAAATTCTGGGACGCTAACCA TTTTGGACTAGTGAAGAGTTATGACATGCCATGCAATGTCGAGTCTGCATCGCTGGAGCCTAAGTCTGGTGAGAAGTTTGTAGCTGGTGGTGAGGATATGTGGGTGCGAGTGTTTGATTTCTACTCCGGCGAGGAGATTG GGTGCAACAAGGGGCATCATGGGCCGGTACACTGCGTGAGGTTTTCACCAACGGGTGAGTCCTACGCCTCGGGATCAGAAGACGGAACCATCAGGATCTGGCAAACGACACCAAATCATAGCGTGGATGAAGTTGCTAAGAAGATTGAAGGCTTTCACATCAACAAAGAAGGAAAAACCGCAGATAAACTTTCTGATGCTTAG
- the LOC125598494 gene encoding probable histone H2A variant 3, giving the protein MSGKGAKGLIMGKPSGSEKDKDKKKQPITRSARAGLQFPVGRVHRLLKTRSTAHGRVGATAAVYTAAILEYLTAEVLELAGNASKDLKVKRISPRHLQLAIRGDEELDTLIKGTIAGGGVIPHIHKSLINKSAKE; this is encoded by the exons atgtcgGGGAAAGGAGCGAAAGGATTGATAATGGGGAAACCTAGCGGTAGCGAGAAGGACAAGGACAAGAAGAAACAACCCATCACCCGTTCTGCTCGAGCTGGTCTTCAG TTCCCTGTAGGAAGGGTGCATCGACTGTTGAAGACTAGGTCCACTGCTCACGGAAGGGTTGGAGCAACTGCAGCTGTTTACACTGCAGCGATATTGGAGTATCTGACCGCAGAAGTTTTGGAGCTGGCTGGTAACGCGAGCAAGGACCTCAAGGTGAAACGTATCTCCCCCAGGCACTTGCAGCTTGCGATTCGCGGAGATGAAGAGCTAGATACTCTCATCAAAGGAACTATAGCTGGTGGTGGTGTCATCCCTCACATCCACAAGTCTCTCATCAACAAATCCGCCAAGGAATAG
- the LOC106450380 gene encoding TIR-only protein-like produces MISRVFDFMKKSKSSIQLNNTSFLDLLPSSSSTKPKALHDVFINHRGSDTKRNIATLLYDNLNARNLRPFLDSKNMKPGDKLFDHINRAILTSKVAVTVFSPNYCDSYFCLHELALIMESKKRIIPIFFDINPSQLDVMIEKVTCSDNEIQRFRWALQEAKDTVGLTFDSCKGNLSEVVTIASDVIVERLVELEANDEDV; encoded by the exons ATGATCTCTAGGGTTTTTGACTTCATGAAGAAATCCAAATCGTCCATTCAACTAAACAACACATCATTCCTCGATCTTCTcccttcttcatcatcaaccAAACCAAAAGCTTTGCATGATGTGTTCATCAACCACAGAGGATCCGACACAAAGAGAAACATCGCAACGTTGCTTTACGACAATCTCAATGCCCGTAACTTACGTCCATTCTTGGATAGCAAGAATATGAAGCCTGGAGATAAGCTTTTTGATCATATAAACCGCGCCATTCTCACTTCTAAAGTCGCCGTAACCGTGTTTTCTCCAAACTATTGCGATTCTTATTTCTGTTTGCACGAGCTTGCTCTTATAATGGAGTCCAAGAAAAGGATCATACCGATATTTTTCGACATCAACCCTTCACAACTCGATGTTATGATCGAAAAGGTGACATGTTCTGACAATGAAATACAACGGTTTAGATGGGCTCTTCAAGAAGCTAAAGATACCGTTGGGCTTACGTTCGATTCCTGTAAAGG GAATTTATCGGAGGTTGTTACAATTGCGTCGGATGTTATCGTTGAGAGGTTGGTGGAGTTAGAGGCTAACGATGAAGATGTTTAG
- the LOC106449394 gene encoding LOW QUALITY PROTEIN: caffeoylshikimate esterase (The sequence of the model RefSeq protein was modified relative to this genomic sequence to represent the inferred CDS: inserted 1 base in 1 codon; deleted 2 bases in 1 codon): MSHGYGSNTSWMFQKICMSFSTWGYAVFTANLLGHGRSDGIRCYMGDMKKVPATSLSFFKHARCSDPPYMHLPAFLFGESXGGLAILLMYFQSDPDTWTVLIFSAPLFVIPEDMKPSKPHLLADTWTAMLDNKMVGKAIHHPEKLKIIASNPQRYTGKPRVRTMREILRKTQYVQDNFGRVIIPLMTVHGTYDGVTCPSSSTLLYEKASRTDKTLKLYDGMYHSLIQGEPEENAATVLKDMREWIDERVKRY, from the exons ATGTCTCACGGCTACGGTTCCAACACAAGCTGGATGTTTCAGAAGATCTGCATGAGCTTCTCCACTTGGGGTTATGCTGTTTTCACCGCCAATCTTCTCGGTCACGGCCGCTCCGACGGAATCCGCTGCTACATGG GTGATATGAAGAAAGTTCCAGCAACATCATTGTCTTTCTTTAAGCATGCTCGTTGCAGTGATCCG CCGTATATGCATCTCCCTGCTTTTCTCTTTGGTGAGT ATGGGGGTCTTGCTATACTTCTCATGTACTTTCAGTCTGACCCTGATACTTGGACCGTTTTGATATTCTCGGCTCCTCTATTTGTTATCCCGGAGGATATGAAACCGAGCAAGCCTCACCTTTTGGCTGATACTTGGACTGCAATGCTGGATAATAAAATGGTTGGCAAGGCAATCCATCACCCAGAAAAGCTCAAAATCATTGCATCTAACCCGCAAag ATACACCGGGAAGCCTAGAGTGAGAACAATGAGGGAGATACTAAGGAAGACCCAATACGTGCAAGATAATTTTGGGAGAGTGATTATTCCGCTAATGACGGTGCACGGGACATATGATGGAGTAACATGCCCTTCATCGTCAACGCTACTATACGAAAAGGCATCGCGCACTGATAAAACATTGAAGCTTTATGATGGGATGTACCATTCCCTGATTCAAGGAGAGCCTGAAGAGAACGCTGCGACCGTGTTGAAGGATATGAGAGAGTGGATCGATGAAAGGGTAAAGAGATATTGA